Proteins co-encoded in one Rubinisphaera margarita genomic window:
- a CDS encoding type II and III secretion system protein family protein — MCLLSMSLFVLACNIHIAQAQPETPLSAQAKVFHVVSPRNELTLTERFARVVELDSRIVRVDGFDPAILSVQALTPHRIRLQAVASGVTTLVLVDEFDKNYEIEIFVEGDVRHLQSYINRFFPDSSVTAVKVKDSIVLRGVVSDPAHISQITEVAEEFNPKVINHMQFGAANQVRLQVRIMEAQRSRIRQLGFNWSLLSSNGFVASNPGNLGTPSDASLGGGTNSLTYGGAGLSDSSISFGIVSGDSIFRGFLEALKQEGLLRILVETSVVADSGRPASLLSGGEFPILVPQALGTLSVEWREFGVKLEAVPIVLGQGQVVLEIAPEFSERDFANAATLNNTTIPAITTRRANTQVRMRFGQTLMIGGLIATRYTAETDKVPILGELPWIGAAFRRVRYDENETELIILVTPEYVAPLDPCQVPQGGPGAFSDIPTDRELFGQGLIEVPNYGGPVPPGIDQYGGPGMEYCPPGQGYEVIGPDGMGLPPGAMMESPGLQPRSLTPPSLTPPPITTPPVYGPPETMPFPSGGESKQAVPMLPMPGEEPMPVNPKSTTPTVPLLPPSAPTTQNDAPNWKQSTGQAEVMLTGGVGNNQKATQALYQSGNAGQAPSLIPPGQRQVETADGVQAPMP; from the coding sequence TTGTTCGCGTCGATGGCTTCGATCCCGCGATTCTTTCAGTGCAGGCGCTCACGCCGCATCGCATTCGGCTGCAGGCCGTCGCTTCTGGCGTAACGACTCTGGTTCTCGTCGACGAATTCGACAAGAACTACGAAATTGAAATCTTCGTCGAAGGGGATGTCCGGCATCTCCAGTCGTACATCAATCGCTTTTTCCCGGACTCTTCCGTCACAGCGGTCAAAGTCAAAGACAGTATTGTCCTTCGTGGCGTCGTCTCGGATCCAGCTCATATCTCACAGATCACGGAAGTCGCCGAAGAGTTTAATCCCAAAGTCATCAACCACATGCAGTTTGGAGCCGCCAACCAGGTTCGACTGCAGGTGCGAATTATGGAAGCGCAGCGTTCCCGCATTCGTCAGCTCGGCTTCAACTGGTCGCTGCTCAGCAGTAATGGATTCGTCGCGAGTAACCCCGGCAACCTGGGGACTCCGTCAGATGCTTCTCTCGGAGGCGGCACCAACTCGTTGACCTACGGGGGAGCCGGCCTGTCCGATTCCTCAATCAGCTTCGGCATCGTTAGCGGCGACTCGATCTTCCGTGGCTTCCTGGAAGCACTCAAGCAGGAAGGTCTGCTGCGGATTCTGGTGGAAACTTCGGTTGTCGCCGACAGTGGACGCCCGGCGTCTCTGCTGTCCGGCGGGGAATTCCCGATTCTCGTGCCGCAGGCACTGGGAACTCTGTCTGTGGAATGGCGTGAGTTCGGCGTGAAGCTCGAAGCGGTGCCCATTGTGCTTGGACAAGGACAGGTCGTTCTCGAAATCGCTCCGGAATTCAGCGAACGCGACTTCGCCAACGCCGCCACTCTCAACAATACGACGATTCCCGCCATCACAACACGGCGAGCCAACACACAGGTGCGGATGCGGTTCGGACAGACGCTGATGATCGGGGGACTGATCGCGACTCGATACACCGCGGAAACGGATAAGGTTCCCATCCTCGGCGAACTGCCCTGGATTGGAGCCGCATTCCGTCGTGTTCGTTACGACGAGAACGAAACCGAACTCATCATTCTGGTGACACCGGAATACGTTGCGCCGCTCGATCCTTGTCAGGTTCCACAGGGCGGACCGGGAGCCTTCTCGGACATTCCGACCGATCGCGAACTGTTCGGCCAGGGTCTGATCGAAGTGCCCAACTACGGGGGCCCAGTTCCTCCGGGGATCGATCAGTACGGTGGACCGGGAATGGAATACTGTCCGCCGGGACAGGGATACGAAGTTATCGGACCGGACGGCATGGGACTGCCGCCGGGAGCGATGATGGAATCGCCGGGACTTCAACCACGGAGCCTGACACCGCCGAGTCTGACTCCGCCGCCAATCACAACTCCACCTGTTTACGGGCCGCCCGAAACGATGCCGTTCCCTTCAGGCGGTGAATCCAAACAGGCTGTTCCCATGCTGCCGATGCCGGGTGAAGAACCGATGCCCGTGAATCCGAAGTCCACGACGCCAACTGTTCCGCTGTTGCCGCCTTCGGCACCGACGACACAGAACGATGCTCCCAACTGGAAGCAGTCGACCGGTCAGGCTGAAGTCATGCTGACCGGCGGTGTCGGCAATAATCAGAAGGCGACTCAGGCGCTTTATCAGTCTGGGAACGCGGGGCAGGCTCCATCGCTGATTCCGCCGGGTCAGCGACAAGTCGAAACAGCCGACGGCGTCCAGGCTCCAATGCCGTAG